TTAATGCCTTGCCAAGTCAATATTCTACTTCAAATGAAGTGTTCCTGGTGTAAAATAGATGCATAACTAATATGTTTGCGTTGTTTCCAGTGAGTCTCGCTTACTTCAACCTGGTGTATGACTGGGTTAAAGCAGCCGTCATGTTTGGAGTCATCAACACCGTATCCAGGCTGGATCATCTGGACCCTCCCAAGCCGCCAAAATGCATCACGATGCTCTACGTGTTTGCTGAGACGTGAGCTTAGTTCGCACAGCTTGATCTCAAGTGGTTCATTACAGTGATGTACATGATGATATCTGATCTCgactctttctcttttttgtagCCACTTTGACAGAGGAATCAATGACTGGCTGTGCAAGTGAGTGTCCCAGAGAGACCAGTGAGAAGTCGTATTAATCCGGTGGAGTTCAGAGGTCCTGATGGTTTCCTTTCCCACAGGTATGTGTACGATAAGCTGGGTGGGAAACACGAGAAcgtgctggaggagctggtggcgACGCTGTGCACCTTCGGCGTGACCATCCTCTGGCTGGGACCCTGCGAGGTGGTGTTGCTCTGGGCTTTCTTCAACTGTTTCGGCCTCAACTTTGAGCTGTGGACCGCCAAGCTCTCCTCCATGGAGCCTTTTGCTTCTTTTGAGGTCGGTTTAGGTTTTGAATTACAGTTCGAATACTGACGGCAAATGGTCTTTGTTCATCCAATTCTTGTTTTTACAGATGGAAATGTCGGAAGCAATGTCCCGCAGGATCAGAGCCTTCGTCAATACGTTCAACTTCTGGAGCATTGTTTTGTTCAACATCCTGGCACTGAACAGTTTGGACTTTGCCAAATTAGTCGCCAAACGGCTGCTTCTTAAAGGTGATtggttttatttctgtcatttgatttttttcaccgACTCTCGCAATAAAGAAGCTGTTCATCTCCATCCCTTCCCCAGGCTTCCCTATAACCACCAtcattgtcatgttcatgaCCTACTGCCTGATCCAAGTGATtaaggagcgagagaggaggcaggCCCTGGTCGACGATCCtgaccctcttcctcctgcacccCCTCCGAACGCCACCACCAGTCCGACCAGTGCTCCAGCTGCAACTGCCGCCGCTCAGCTGGTCGCAGATCCCAGCAAGCAAAAAGCCGAGTAGATATTTAATACTCGCCTAGTGCTTCACCTAATAAAGCAGCCAACAGTTTTATTGCTAATttagatttacattttcaaactaTTGAATGgatgctcttcttcctctgacgCCAAAATCAGTAttaactgtaaatatgtttcccatcattttaatttatttataccTAAAAGGGAGAAGAGGCGACCTTAATGGAAAACAATCATATTTGATGTATTATATAATATGCAGTACACAAAACTGTATAGTACCCTATCAGAGTCAGCCACAAAAAAGTCAATCTTAAACTGATTAACAACACTGTAAGTAAGTTAAAAAGTGCTGGATTTACTGAagaggcaataaaaaaaataaactgcaagGATTCGCTCACAGCgtcatgtttttgtgtcttcatGGGAATTTTCTGACCTTTCTAATGGAGCCGTTTAAATATGAATGAGGGAGTGAAGCTTTTTACACCACTCGAGTCAGTGTTGTACTTTTTTCTTGTCGTTGGGGGTGTGGGGTATTTCTGCAGCATTACATCAGCAGTTCGCGGCTCTGTTTGATGCCCCCCGCCCACGCTGGAAACACTTTTGAAGAACAGGTCACACTTGTGGTCAGCCAGTGTCTGGGCCCCAAACAGTCATATAacgaaaagggggggggggggcggggcttatatATTTCTGATACATTGACAGCACAGGGTTAATCCACGGGTCCGTTTGGGGGGGATGTTGCTTTCACCCATACCACTCCAGTGGTTTACTTGTCATGGCGAGTGCTACACAGCCCGTGTCTTTGGGGGTTATGGTAGCGTGGGCTTGAGTCTCCAAAGGGCAGAGGAGGATCTGATGAAAGACGCTGTCcagttgcatcatgggaagtttttttttgcagcgcgACCAGTTCTGTCCTGcaacataataaaaacagaggaaCCAAATATTTAAGGCAAGAATGTGAcaattttgacatttgtgtGACCATATATAATTGTATATGTATTGATGGAGCAAATGATTTGCAgcaaaggttcagtgtgtaagATTTAGTGGCATCTGTTGGTGAAATGGCATATTACAGCCAGCTACATACCCCTCgcctcgccctccccctccaaTCGTGTGTCAGCTGTCTGAGTGTGGGTGGACAGTCCATTGCGAGCGGGACAGGGGTACAGTAGAGTCGGGGGTAGGACAGCGGGACAGAAGCATGGATATATCATGTCATGTTCCAGGATGACGCCCGTAGCTCCACGCCGAGCATCCAGTCTATAAATAAAGTAGCAGTTGGAGCTCAGTTGAAGGGTCTGGACAGCTGTGTGAGGTGGGCTGTCCACGGGTTCAGCTGGTGTGAGCTAATAGTAGACTGACTGTGCCTCTAAATCCTCTTTCCAGGCTAGAAACTACAAGCACTCCGGCTAAAGAGAAGATCCACTTTTTGTCCGCCTGCGGCCCCTGAAAGGCTCTTCACGCTCACCCACCAGTCAAAATGGCTGTACCTATAAACCCCACGGACGAGCCCAGGGTGTACCAGCAGACGCTGCTCCAGGATGGCCTGTACGACTTGCTGGAGAACGACAAGCTGGTTGACTGTGTGCTGAAGATCAAGGACAAGGAGTTCCCCTGCCACCGGTTGGTCCTGTGCGCCTGCAGCTCCTACTTCCGCGCCATCTTTCTGTCCGACCTGGAGGagagcaaaaagagagagatcgTCCTGGAGGACGTGGAGCCCGGTGTCATGGGGCTGATCCTCAAGTACCTGTACACCTCAACAATCAACGTGACGGAGCAAAATGTACAGGACATCTTCGCTGTGGCTAATATGTACCAGATCCCCTCCATTTTCAccgtgtgtgtctctttcctaCAAAAGCGCCTGAGCCTCAGCAACTGTCTGGCTGTCTTCAGGCTCGGCCTGATGCTGGACTGTCCCAGACTGGCGGTCTCTGCCCGGAACTACGCCTGCGAGCGATTCCAGCTCATCTCCAGAGACGAGGacttcctccagctgctccccAGCGAACTGGCGGCCATTTTGGCGAACGACAACCTGAACGTAGAGACAGAGGAGGCAGTGTTTGAGGCTCTGATGAACTGGGTGTCCCGGGACACAgagggcagagagaaggagCTGCCGGGTTTGCTGGACTGCGTTCGCTTGCGTCTGGTCAGCGAGGAGTACCTGAAGGAAAAAGTGGAGAAAAGCGGGCTGATCTCTTCAAACCCTGAGTTGCAGCAGAAGCTCCAGCTGGTCAAGGATGCTCACGCTGGGAAAATGCCAAAGGTTACAAAAAGCAAGAAGGAAAATGGTGGAGCGGAAAAGGATGGAGAGGCTGAGgataaagaggaggaagaaggtcTACTCCCAGGCATCCTGAATGATAACCTGAGATTCGGCATGTTTGCCAGGGACTTGATACTCATGGTGAATGACACAGGGGCGGTGGGCTACGATCCATCAGGGAACGACTGCTTTGTGGCATCGCTCTCCACGCAGATTCCCAAGAACCACATCAGCCTCGTCACTAAGGAGAACCAGATCTTTGTGGCAGGAGGATTGTTCTTTGATGAACAGAACCAGGAAGACCCCCTGTGCTCCTTCTTCCTGCAGGTAAGAGAGGCTCTACTTGAAGATCTGACtgagggaaaaaactgaaacggACCTTGTTTCAGCCTATTCTTctgatatttttattaataattcaattattttgaatataatcaaatcaataattgaaATACTGCAGAATCGTATGCACAGGTACAAGAAAGCAATTcctctttttatgttttactctCATTGCTATAAAGTTACAGTACGATGCAACAGAAATTCTTGCATTTTGACTTGAACTTGAATGGAAACCTCCTGAAAAGCAACATTTCGTTTTTGTATGTCAGTTAGAAGGAACCGCAATTTGTTCAAACCCGGAAACCTTTATGTTGTATTCAAGTGGAATTTTAAAGACAACAAGTCTTGGGTTGAATATTTCACCATTGGCACAAACATGATAGCTTCAATTTAATGCTAGAACAAGCTGAAACTGAATATATATGTGATACAGTCAGAAAGCGtggaggagattttttttgaccAGATTTAGTTTAGCTAAAAAgcttaaaaatgtgtatttatgatgtttttatattgtgtgtttgcacatacaTGCACGTGTATACGTCAGACGGCATTTGTAATCCATACTCTGGTGACTGACTCCTGTGACCACAGTATGACCCGGTCAGCGCTGATTGGCTGGGGATGCCTCCGCTCCCGTCTCCCCGCTTCCTGTTCGGGCTGGCCGAGGCGGGGAACTGCATCTTTGtgttgggagggagggagctgaaggaggaggagcacacaCTGGACTCCGTTTTGGTCTACGACAGACAGTGAGTGCAAGTTTAAGTTCATGTATCAAAACtttagtttcatatttttattctaaCGCACAGTTAGTTGCTCTCAGGGCTGCATCCTAATAAATGTTTCTATGGTTTCACGTTTACAGATCTTTAACTTGGGGTGAATCGGAGCCAATGCCGCACGCAGCCTATGGGCATGCAACCATCTCCCACAAGGATGTCGTCTATGTGATTGGAGGAAAGGGGGACAACATGTGAGCATAGAGTGTGATCAGAACATGACTATAGATCAATGAATATTGTGACGACTTGGGCTTTTATCTATTAATAATAGTCATATGAAAGAGAGGAAGCTCAGATGTCTCTCTCGTGAACAGGAGCTGTCTAAAGAAGATGTGCGCATATGACGGCAAGAGGTTGGAATGGAAGGAGCTTCCTCCCATGAATATTGCACGCTCCTTATTCGGAGCCACCGTTCACCAGGACAAAATATATGTGGCGGCAGGCGTCACCGACGAGGGCCTGACGGACTCTATGGAGGTGTACGACATCGCGACCCACACGTGAGTTCATCAGACTCAATGAATGTGGCTGACAAAGGTGAATGTGGATATTAGAGCTGGTGCAAACTTAAGTTTAAGTgtgactttattttgtttttccaattttgccatttcagattattatctttctgtgttttttttcttcattgtttttgtattttagttgCACTTGGTCATTTTGGATATTTGCACTTTACTACTACTAGTACATCAAATGGACTAATTTGCTAAACATTTGCTTAtacaaccccaaaaaaaggctTGGGGAGGCCCTAGAGCTGCCTTCACATATACATTTCCCTTATTGAGCTACCTGACTCCTCATACATCACCTCTGTATGTCGTGTCTCCACTTTACAGGTGGACAGACTTCGTTGCGTTTCCCCAGGAGCGCAGTTCTCTGACCCTGGTGTCCCTGGCTGGCTCGCTGTACGGCGTCGGAGGCTTTGCCATGATGCCTTTGGAGGACAGCGATGAGATTGTTCCCAAGGAGATGAACGATATCTGGAGGCAGGTCACATTCTGTTAATCCAGACATACGCACATTCTGTACATCGTGATGAACATCACAAAGGGGATTTACCGTAGCAGGTGGTGTTACTTTAATATTGTCACTTTGACTGGCAAAAATCAAAGCTAAACTCTTGCGCTTGTCACTTAGAACTGCACGAAAAATCAAACTGGAGCGGCACTTTTAGCTCCGACATAATTCATAAAGAAATGGCACGTTCTCTGCAGTGTTtccttttgcaaaaaaacaaaacaattgtaCAGTGTTACGTTATGACTctaaaactagaatggcacacAGTTTGAGCGCATACCTCCGTCCATGGCCCAAAAAATTCCCTGCCCGACAGTTTCCGCACTTAACTGCCAGTCCCCCAAGACCCATGCATTAttcttcatcattattttttttatgtccaaaaaaatgccacaaactTGCAATGTTGAAGAAAGTAATGAAAggttcctggatccgcccctttgtccagatctgtaCCAGCACATGTCCCATCCTTACAAGTTTCATTAAAGTTAATTTTgcagtttttgcgtaatcctgcagacaaacacacaaacaaaacgggggggggggcataacctccttggcagaggtcaaaagtggaggtcacacacacacgattgaTGTACTGCACTGTAATACCCGCAATCAAATGTATCAGTCACAGTTTTGCATTTAATGTCAAATTACTTTCTGTCAACCTCGTCAGGTATAATGAGTCGGAGGACAAGTGGATTGGGATCCTCAGAGAGATCAAGTACGCTTCAGGGGCCACTGTTCTGGGGGTCCGCCTCAACACCCTGCGCCTCACCAAGATGTAAAATCCCCCTCGGCTTCCTGTTTGACAAGAGAAAGCAATGCGCTCTACAGTCCCAAGGACAGGTACCACCAAGGTCACAGTGACATCTAACATGTCCAGGATCAGCCCGTCTGTTTggtgttctgtttgttttatttcatatgatGCTccagcaagttttttttaactgtacagCTTCTTGTGATTCTGGCCTAATGTGAtgcacagtgttgtttttttaaattcataacaaTTTATGTGTGTGACAGTAATTGATTCAGTTTGTAAAATTGTAAACGATGTGTAGGTCGGCTGACGTTTGTTGTCGCACCGAATAGAATAAAAGCGAAAGTATTTATCACCAGCCGAAAAACTGTCTTGATAATTATGGAAGATGTGCGGAGAGGACGCCGTGCATTTCCCAACAGATGGCAGCAAAGCCATGATGTAAATGTTTGACAGGCAAAGAGACTGAAAcacagatcagaaaaaaaattcagcttcTCCGCGCTGGAACAAAAACACGGCACACGTCTCCATTTGCAATAATAGATCTATATTGTTTAATATTGAAATGATTTCATTACGCTCTGCTGTGTTACAGACGGTAGACACTAgtcaataatacaataaaagacagaaaatacagtCTAATGTTATTAGCACCTCTAGACACTATTGTCCTTGcactgtttttagtttttttaatatagctGAACTGGACGACTACTGCTTACACGTGGTCTTTGTACACCCGAGTTAACTAAGACATAGTGTTTACATTATAAGGTAGAGAATCAGCAAATGGCGGTACACGTTATAATGATGTCTTTAACACAACTGCAAAATGAGTAAGTATGCGAAATGTAGAGGAGTATGTGGATAATACATCTTTGAATCACTTATGGCATTTTTGCCTATGGTTATCATCACATGTACCTTTGCCCCAAAAAGTTACCATCATCTAAATTTATTAGAACAGCTTAACAGACTTTCACACCCAAAATACCCAACAACACTTTCCTGTTCGTCTGTCAGCCCAGCAACTGACaacatataatatattatatattcagaAGACTCAAAAAGActtgaaaacaaatcaataaattagtaagttaaatgatttaaatggcttaaagaaatataaagatCTATATTTTAACTTTAGTCGTCgattaaaataaactgaaatacaATTATACAGTTATTTTCACCCTTGTATTTGAAACATCACCATGCAACTTGAAAAAAGCTTGTAGCTTTGTCACCAACTTACTGAAGTTAAGGGGAAATCCGTTGATTTGTTTTACTTGGGCTGGAACTAAAGATTATTCTCACAATCAGTTAATTCGATCACTACtgtattgattaattgattgattaagTATGTCTGCTTTAAAatggaataaacaaacaacttaAATGGCCATCACAGATTTTCCAGCACCaacgttttttttcagtttactaTCAGACGACTCCAAACCCTCCAATCACTAATCAAATtagtggcatttaaaaaaacaaccttttttagACAATCGACTAATTGACTTATCTTTGCATCTCTACTTTTCACACTCCATCTTAATAATtcaacaaacaatatatttccttgatgtgtttgactttttgttttttttgactcatTTAATGACCATTGTTAGTTTTGGGGGCTCCGTAAGTTTGCccaaaataaagtcaaaaaaacaaacaaaaaaacaacatcttccaacagttttcttattttttaaataaacatttttttcttcttcaaaagaaTAACACATTTCAGCAAATCATTCCTTTGTCCCCATCATTTTTTCTTGAGACTTCAAAATTCAGAGTCGTATTCCCATTTTCTCGGAAGCCGAAGGCCACAGAATACAGattttgtacacacatacacaactgcTCTGGCAGCTAAACCCAAAACCAAAAGTCCCAAAAGAAACAATCGACTTGGCAATCCCATGAGCGCGCTCTGGATCGAAACACTTGCCGTTCTCAATTCTCCATTGAAGTGACAAACATTTGCCTTGGGTCCAATACAGAATGCGCGGTCAGTATGTTGCTGTCTAGGCAACCACTTAATAATCACTGACCAACCCTAATTTAAGGACAAGAGCGGGTCCACCTTCGCTTAATTTGATACAGGCCTTTGGCTGCTCTGAGACTTTGGCTaattaaaagacataaaactTACCTGCCCTAGAATATAGGACCTCCTCAACACTGTGCAAAATCCCCCTCCTCACGAACTAGAATCTTAGCTTTACTGCAATTTAAACTTTACAACcttgaattaaaaacacaccCGGAACAAAAAACGATTTGCTGTGCAAGGATCCACAAATGGGTCTCTACAACAGCGTTGCTGTGGTGATGTCGCAgacggggtttttttgtcttctttgcaGCTGGATCTCGGGGAGACTTGCTCGCTCACAGTAATAAATCAGAGACAAAGGTTTGACATTGCAAATTCTGCTTGCTaggtttgatttttaaaagccACGTCAGTTTCTAAACTTCCCCTGGATACTGTGTCATGCACCAACGTGTGTAATGAAATAAGCTGTTTTTGcgaaattatattttcacatgttAACCAATTCACAAGCTAAATCTTGGCATGtacaaaaagcaaaaaccaaTAAAACAACCCAGATCATCTGCTTGGTGTCATTCACCTCCAAAACGACAAATATCATCATAACAGCAGCGGAATTATACCGCATCATTTGGTTTGGAAGGGACACAAGTTAAAATAGATTCTAGTATAACATTATTTTGATCAGATTCCAAACAGGTACAGGCAGTAGGACTTATTATTTTTCGCAGGGTctgaacaaacattttgtttcccttGGGTCAAAATGCCGTTTCGGGGGACTGAACACCTACCAGGAACAACATTCTGGCAGAAAAACTGCGTTTCTATAATTTCCTATGATCATCTGccatggatattttttttcaaaacacagctACCATCCGCTGATTTTGTTGATTCAAATAAGTGCCAGCGTATCAGCCTTCAAACCCTGGATTATAAAGTGCTCACAATAATTACTGTATACTTCTCATGACTCAATTTGGCAAATGACGCTCGCCTTTACACTTTTCTCATGGCATGGAGTACAACATTCTCCCGCCGCTCCTTCGACAGGGGCAAACTGGTACAACTTCTCTTGATTACGGTCGTGACGGGAGAACAAACCACCCGGGAACAGCTGTAGCTGTACTGAACGCACCCTTAGGGAGGAGTCGCAAATACTTATCAAAGACTGATACACAGAAACGCCAGTTTAGTGGCGCAGTGATACATAATTGGCTGAGTTGTCCTCAGTGCGCAGAGTgtcacacaacagcaaatgatCCACTAAGTcattccggggggggggggacggacgacCGGTCAGGTCAAGGCCTGCCGCTTCCGCAACTTACTAACCATGACTTCCGGAACAAATGGTACAGAGAAAAAGTGGTCGATTTGTAAAACGACGTGTTAATAATTCATTAGAAATCAAAATCCACTTGGTacatttaactgtaaaatgtatgGATTCATTTGGACTTTAAACTCTTCCACCATCTCTGCTTTCAATTTTTCCGTCTCGCATCTGCATACATACGGCCACAATGGGCTCGTGTGGCAATCAAAGTGCATAAATCAGTAGTGTGAACTACTACAGTGCCTCCTTTGCTGTTCGCTACAtccataaaacattcaaatcccTCCGAGTATAAGGCAAACACACCAGCTACGGCCACAGTATTTCATTGTCTCTTGGGCTATAGTGCTGCACAAA
This window of the Scophthalmus maximus strain ysfricsl-2021 chromosome 21, ASM2237912v1, whole genome shotgun sequence genome carries:
- the klhl40b gene encoding kelch-like protein 40b, with translation MAVPINPTDEPRVYQQTLLQDGLYDLLENDKLVDCVLKIKDKEFPCHRLVLCACSSYFRAIFLSDLEESKKREIVLEDVEPGVMGLILKYLYTSTINVTEQNVQDIFAVANMYQIPSIFTVCVSFLQKRLSLSNCLAVFRLGLMLDCPRLAVSARNYACERFQLISRDEDFLQLLPSELAAILANDNLNVETEEAVFEALMNWVSRDTEGREKELPGLLDCVRLRLVSEEYLKEKVEKSGLISSNPELQQKLQLVKDAHAGKMPKVTKSKKENGGAEKDGEAEDKEEEEGLLPGILNDNLRFGMFARDLILMVNDTGAVGYDPSGNDCFVASLSTQIPKNHISLVTKENQIFVAGGLFFDEQNQEDPLCSFFLQYDPVSADWLGMPPLPSPRFLFGLAEAGNCIFVLGGRELKEEEHTLDSVLVYDRQSLTWGESEPMPHAAYGHATISHKDVVYVIGGKGDNMSCLKKMCAYDGKRLEWKELPPMNIARSLFGATVHQDKIYVAAGVTDEGLTDSMEVYDIATHTWTDFVAFPQERSSLTLVSLAGSLYGVGGFAMMPLEDSDEIVPKEMNDIWRYNESEDKWIGILREIKYASGATVLGVRLNTLRLTKM